In uncultured Desulfobacter sp., one DNA window encodes the following:
- a CDS encoding response regulator transcription factor, with product MRTSKSQQPLRILLVEDDQGIVENISDYFEARGHVLDFALNGIAGLHLALTESYDVMILDIMLPGMDGLTLCRKLRASATNAIPILMLTARDTLPDKVQGFESGTDDYLVKPFALEELQLRCYALVRRNANAKKTVFQVADLEVDTGTRKVQRSGKQIELNRACFSILEMLIKACPHVVLRNDMEYALWKDMPPGSDALRSHMYMLRKKIDKPFSFAMIHTVHKVGYKLEVPDEIQV from the coding sequence ATGAGAACATCAAAATCGCAACAGCCCCTTCGTATCCTGCTTGTGGAAGATGATCAGGGGATCGTGGAAAACATTTCAGACTATTTTGAAGCCCGGGGCCATGTACTTGACTTTGCGTTGAACGGCATTGCCGGGCTGCATCTGGCCCTGACCGAAAGTTATGATGTAATGATTCTTGATATCATGCTCCCGGGAATGGACGGGCTGACCCTTTGTAGGAAACTTAGGGCTTCCGCTACAAACGCAATCCCTATTCTCATGCTCACGGCCCGGGATACGCTGCCCGACAAGGTTCAGGGCTTTGAATCCGGGACCGATGACTACCTGGTAAAGCCTTTTGCACTCGAGGAGCTGCAACTTAGATGTTATGCCCTGGTCAGGCGGAATGCCAATGCAAAGAAAACCGTTTTCCAGGTGGCAGACCTGGAAGTAGATACGGGCACCCGCAAAGTTCAGCGTTCGGGAAAACAGATTGAACTGAATCGTGCCTGCTTTTCCATCCTGGAGATGCTCATAAAGGCCTGCCCCCATGTTGTCTTGCGCAACGATATGGAATATGCCCTGTGGAAAGATATGCCGCCTGGCAGCGATGCCCTGAGAAGCCACATGTATATGCTGAGAAAAAAAATCGATAAACCCTTTTCCTTTGCCATGATCCATACGGTGCACAAGGTTGGATACAAGCTGGAGGTACCCGATGAAATACAGGTATAG
- a CDS encoding efflux RND transporter permease subunit translates to MVVPYPPRVAFWVTTTILAFLPMCFVPGEMGNLFLQIPGVIIPVLLVSLVESLVILPAHLSGHGRSIPGLALLSAPQKKINRMLSRFVNGRFRSMLNACLNAPLLVFVTALCLLAITFAAVSGWWLKFSMTPTIDADTVIAQATLPYGSPESESVEIQNRLVQAAKQVFRQSEMTSEGIPSLIGTRLEEGEVEVERRFKRLPAAGSGPYF, encoded by the coding sequence GTGGTTGTTCCTTACCCCCCCCGGGTAGCCTTCTGGGTGACCACCACCATACTTGCGTTTTTACCCATGTGCTTTGTGCCCGGTGAAATGGGCAATTTATTTTTGCAGATCCCCGGTGTTATTATTCCGGTACTTCTGGTCTCCCTTGTAGAGTCCCTGGTCATTTTGCCGGCCCATTTAAGCGGCCATGGGCGGTCCATACCGGGTCTGGCTCTGCTGTCCGCCCCCCAGAAAAAGATCAACCGAATGTTATCACGCTTTGTCAACGGCAGGTTCCGATCCATGCTTAATGCCTGCCTTAATGCGCCGTTGCTTGTTTTTGTCACGGCACTGTGCCTTCTGGCAATTACCTTTGCTGCCGTGTCCGGCTGGTGGCTGAAATTCAGCATGACACCAACCATTGATGCCGACACGGTCATTGCCCAGGCCACCCTTCCTTACGGATCCCCTGAAAGCGAATCCGTGGAAATCCAGAACCGGCTTGTCCAGGCTGCAAAGCAGGTGTTCAGGCAGTCTGAGATGACATCTGAAGGGATACCCTCCTTGATCGGTACACGTCTGGAGGAGGGTGAGGTTGAGGTGGAAAGGCGGTTTAAGAGGCTGCCTGCAGCCGGTTCCGGCCCATACTTCTGA
- a CDS encoding isoprenylcysteine carboxylmethyltransferase family protein: MTQEIRIERIRIGISRVYVAMIFALICMTESYWSISFPPLTSAMIITAIVLVITASVGRLWCSLYIAGYKTDHLVTQGPYSMCRNPLYFFSFLGAVGVGLATETFLIPVLIVTAFAVYYPLVIKDEEQDLKRRHKESFEQYEKQVPRFFPKLSLLREPASYQVNPVIFKNHIFDVIWFGFSMGILEIIEECHRLDLFPSILKIY; this comes from the coding sequence ATGACGCAAGAAATCAGAATTGAAAGAATCAGAATCGGTATATCCAGGGTTTATGTTGCCATGATATTTGCTTTGATCTGTATGACGGAAAGTTATTGGAGCATCTCGTTTCCTCCGCTGACCTCGGCCATGATCATCACGGCCATTGTACTGGTGATCACCGCCTCGGTGGGCCGATTGTGGTGTTCCCTTTATATTGCCGGGTACAAAACAGACCACCTTGTCACCCAGGGGCCCTATTCCATGTGCAGAAATCCCTTATATTTTTTCAGCTTTTTAGGCGCCGTGGGCGTGGGGCTTGCCACGGAAACCTTTTTGATTCCGGTACTGATTGTAACGGCATTTGCAGTATATTACCCTTTGGTGATCAAGGATGAGGAGCAGGACCTGAAAAGACGTCATAAAGAAAGCTTTGAACAATATGAGAAACAAGTGCCAAGATTTTTCCCTAAACTTTCCCTGTTAAGGGAACCCGCAAGTTACCAGGTCAATCCCGTGATATTCAAAAACCATATCTTTGATGTGATCTGGTTCGGTTTCAGCATGGGCATCCTGGAAATTATCGAAGAGTGCCACCGTTTGGATCTTTTTCCTTCCATATTAAAGATTTATTAG
- a CDS encoding transposase — protein MAKDEESPIISELIDYIKQQGDMIQKLKDELAELKGQKGKPKIKPSNLDKKTAIKRKNTQGKKRPGSQKRSKTKQLEINEDKIVQPDLIPEGSEFKGYQDFIVQDLIIGNWNIRYRRARYKTPNGDYIIGGLPDHVSQNHFGSTLTAFILYQYYHGHVTQPLILEQLREYGISISSGQVNSIITENKDQYHAEKDEILSAGLKFSSHINVDDTGARHNGKNGYCTHIGNNFFAWFKSTDSKSRINFLQLLRCNHKDYVINDAAIEYMKQQRLPRYQLEKLQNQCFSTERNWKSFLFQNKIRKKRHKRIATEGALLGSLLDHGWNQDLAIISDDAGQFNILTHALCWVHAERTIQKLIGFTQKRKDQIESVRSDIWDLYADLKKYQQGPTSGAKFDLNKRFDNIFGQKTGYAALDLALNRILKNKSELLLVLERPDIPLHNNLSESDIREYVKKRKISGSTRSSAGRACRDTFTSIKKTCRKLGVSFWDYLIDRNETRGNIPSLSDLMVRKMEEQIS, from the coding sequence ATGGCTAAAGATGAAGAATCTCCCATAATCTCAGAGTTGATAGACTATATCAAACAACAAGGGGACATGATTCAAAAATTGAAAGATGAGCTTGCCGAATTAAAAGGCCAGAAGGGCAAACCCAAAATCAAACCGTCAAATCTTGATAAGAAGACAGCCATAAAAAGGAAAAACACTCAGGGTAAAAAGCGACCGGGCTCCCAAAAGAGATCAAAGACAAAGCAACTCGAAATTAATGAGGACAAAATTGTTCAGCCGGACTTAATCCCTGAAGGCAGTGAATTTAAAGGGTACCAGGATTTCATCGTCCAAGATCTCATTATAGGAAACTGGAACATCAGATATCGTAGAGCCCGATATAAAACCCCAAACGGAGACTATATTATCGGCGGGTTGCCGGATCATGTTTCTCAAAATCATTTTGGTTCTACTTTGACAGCCTTTATATTGTATCAATATTATCATGGCCATGTTACCCAACCGTTGATTCTTGAGCAACTGCGAGAGTATGGCATCAGTATCTCAAGTGGACAGGTCAATTCGATCATCACCGAAAATAAAGATCAATATCATGCAGAAAAGGATGAAATTTTATCTGCAGGATTAAAATTTTCAAGCCATATTAATGTGGATGATACCGGTGCCAGGCATAATGGGAAAAATGGTTACTGCACCCATATCGGTAATAATTTTTTCGCCTGGTTTAAAAGTACCGACAGCAAAAGCAGAATCAATTTCCTCCAGTTATTGCGGTGCAACCATAAAGATTATGTGATTAACGACGCTGCCATTGAATATATGAAACAGCAGCGGCTTCCCAGGTACCAACTGGAAAAACTTCAAAACCAGTGTTTTTCAACTGAACGTAACTGGAAATCATTTTTGTTTCAGAACAAAATCCGTAAAAAACGCCACAAAAGGATTGCAACTGAGGGGGCTCTTCTGGGTAGTCTCCTTGATCATGGCTGGAATCAGGATCTTGCCATAATCAGTGATGATGCAGGTCAGTTCAATATCCTGACCCATGCTTTATGCTGGGTCCATGCAGAAAGAACAATCCAGAAATTAATCGGTTTTACACAAAAACGAAAGGATCAAATTGAGTCGGTCCGGTCCGATATCTGGGATTTATACGCTGATTTAAAAAAATATCAGCAAGGCCCGACAAGTGGCGCAAAGTTTGACCTCAATAAGCGGTTTGATAATATTTTTGGCCAGAAAACCGGTTATGCAGCATTAGACCTGGCCCTAAACAGAATCCTCAAAAACAAGTCTGAGCTGTTGTTGGTTCTTGAGAGGCCTGATATTCCATTGCATAATAATTTGAGCGAAAGCGATATCCGAGAATATGTCAAAAAACGAAAAATCAGTGGCTCAACCAGAAGTTCTGCGGGAAGGGCCTGCCGAGACACCTTTACAAGTATTAAAAAGACATGCCGGAAATTAGGGGTTTCGTTTTGGGATTACCTGATAGATCGGAATGAGACCCGAGGAAACATCCCCTCCCTTTCGGATTTAATGGTTAGAAAAATGGAAGAGCAAATTTCGTAA
- a CDS encoding HAMP domain-containing sensor histidine kinase: MKYRYSLRNRIVIAFGLFGLFLVMTFWFFIDSSMGLVEDAVFRNRLKNEISYYLEQAKADPKCPLPSSRYINAYLDFDSMPKVYKNMAAGLSEGFYETNGPGAVKGPGDLHLGIKKIPGKGALYLFYDVGTLKVEEKYESIVSLGLFGSSLLVAAIGAGLGAAVAGKIIEPVTKLTTIISQSDPDHLPVELGSAFARDEIGFLAKNLEQSMKRIRKFIEREKTFTRDASHELRNPLTVIKGAVELISQMPEYRDAALQRPLKRIEKSVAKMAVTIETFLMLAREDTALQPGQSCDVESLARTAFNEHRDQFENPLVETRYKADAHPRANAPAAVFRMVLDNLLRNAFYYTPEGRICLTVGQDYIRVSNSGAAGARPATPGEWEKHPKGHGFGLNIVKQLCERFGWHLEISSGPGQDTCVILTF, from the coding sequence ATGAAATACAGGTATAGCCTGCGCAACAGAATTGTCATTGCCTTTGGCCTGTTCGGGTTGTTTCTGGTCATGACATTCTGGTTTTTTATAGACAGTTCCATGGGACTTGTGGAGGATGCGGTCTTTAGAAACCGGCTGAAAAACGAAATCAGCTATTATCTTGAACAGGCAAAGGCAGACCCGAAATGTCCTTTGCCATCTTCACGGTATATCAACGCTTATCTTGATTTTGACAGCATGCCCAAAGTCTATAAAAATATGGCGGCAGGGCTGTCGGAAGGATTTTATGAGACCAACGGCCCGGGCGCTGTCAAAGGGCCGGGGGATCTGCACCTGGGGATAAAAAAAATCCCGGGAAAAGGGGCGCTTTATCTGTTCTATGATGTAGGAACCCTGAAGGTGGAAGAAAAATACGAATCCATTGTGAGCCTGGGCCTGTTTGGCAGCTCCCTGCTTGTGGCAGCCATTGGTGCAGGCCTTGGGGCGGCTGTGGCCGGAAAAATCATTGAACCGGTGACAAAACTGACAACGATTATTTCGCAAAGTGATCCCGACCACCTGCCAGTCGAACTGGGTTCCGCCTTTGCCCGGGATGAAATCGGTTTTCTGGCCAAAAACCTGGAGCAAAGCATGAAACGAATCAGGAAATTTATAGAACGGGAAAAGACATTTACCCGGGATGCCAGCCATGAACTTAGAAATCCGCTCACCGTCATAAAGGGGGCTGTGGAACTGATATCCCAAATGCCTGAATACCGGGATGCCGCACTTCAAAGGCCTTTGAAGCGGATCGAAAAATCTGTTGCTAAAATGGCCGTGACCATTGAGACCTTTCTTATGCTGGCCAGGGAGGATACGGCCTTGCAGCCAGGGCAGTCTTGTGACGTTGAATCCCTTGCCAGAACAGCCTTTAATGAACACCGGGACCAGTTTGAAAACCCGCTTGTTGAAACCCGGTATAAGGCAGATGCCCATCCCAGGGCCAATGCACCTGCCGCAGTGTTCAGAATGGTACTTGATAATCTGTTACGAAATGCATTCTATTACACCCCCGAGGGCAGGATATGCCTGACCGTGGGCCAGGATTATATCCGGGTGAGCAATTCCGGGGCCGCCGGTGCCCGGCCGGCAACGCCCGGCGAATGGGAAAAACATCCTAAAGGCCATGGATTCGGCCTTAACATTGTCAAGCAGCTTTGTGAACGCTTTGGCTGGCATCTGGAAATATCATCCGGACCCGGCCAGGACACCTGCGTTATTTTAACATTTTGA